DNA from Streptomyces luteogriseus:
ACCCGGGAGGTCCCCATGCCCGAACTGCGTGTCGTGGCCGTCTCGAATGACGGCACACGGCTGGTGCTGAAGGCTGCCGACTCTACGGAGTACACGCTTCCGATCGACGAACGCCTGCGCGCCGCCGTGCGCGGCGACCGTCCCCGTCTCGGCCAGATCGAGATCGAGGTCGAAAGCCACCTCCGCCCCCGCGACATCCAGGCGCGTATACGTGCCGGCGCGACCGCGGAAGAGGTCGCGCAGATGGCCGGCATCCCCGTCGACCGGGTGCGCCGCTTCGAGGGCCCCGTGCTCGCCGAGCGTGCCTTCATGGCCGAGCGGGCCCGCAAGACCCCCGTCCGTCGCCCCGGCGAGAACTCCGGTCCACCGCTGGGCGAGGCCGTGCAGGAGCGGCTGCTGCTGCGCGGCGCCGACAAGGACACCGTCCAGTGGGACTCGTGGCGTCGCGACGACGGCACGTGGGAGGTCCTGCTGGTCTACCGCGTCGCGGGCGAACCGCACGCGGCGAGCTGGACGTACGACCCGCCCCGGCGGCTCGTCCAGGCCGTCGACGACGAGGCGCGCTCCCTGATCGGCGAGTCCGACGACCTGGCCGCGCCCGAGCCCAGCTTCCCGTTCGTTCCCCGGATCGCCCGGCTGCCGCGCGACAGACCGCTGGACCGCCCCGAGCGGCCCAGCCTGCCCGCGCAGGCATCCGAACCGATCGAGGAGGCCACGGGTGAGCGCGACTCGCTGACCAGCCTCCTCGAGGCGGTGCCGAGCTTCCGCGGCGACCTGGTCGTTCCGGAACTCCCCCCGGCGGAGTCCGAGGAGGAGCCCGCCGTCGCCGAGGTCGAGGAGGAGGAGCCCCCGGCCCCCGCGGCCTCGGCCGGTTCCGCCTACGCGGACGTCCTCATGCCGCGATCCGTGGGCAGCCACCGCGACCGGCTCATCGGTGCCACCGACCGCCAGGCCGAGGCGGACGGGGTGCGTCCCGGCCGCCGGGCGGCCGTGCCGAGCTGGGACGAGATCGTCTTCGGGACGCGGCGCAAGAAGCAGGAGTAGCCGACCCGGCTGCCGAAGGACGAGGGCCGCGCTGTCCGGGCGCGGCCCTCTCTTCGTGTCGGACCCCTTCGTGTCGGGCCCTTCGTGTCGGGCCCTTCGGGTTCTTCGTGTCAGGTCACTGCGGGTCAGGGCCGACGGCGACCGGCCGGTCCGGGTCCGAGGACCACTCCGACCAGGACCCCACGTACAGCTCCGCCGGGATACCGGCGGCCGCCAGGGCCAGGACCTCGTGGGCGGCTGAGACACCCGAGCCGCAGTACACGCCGACCCGCGCCCCCTCGGTCACACCAAGTCCCTCGAACCGTGCCCGCAGTTCCCCGGCGGGCAGGAAACGCCCGTCGGCCCCCACGTTCTCCGTGGTGGGCGCCGACACCGCGCCCGGGATGTGTCCCGCCACCGGATCGATCGGCTCCACCTCGCCCCGGTACCGCTCCCCCGCCCGCGCGTCCAGCAGCGCACCGGAACGTGCCAGCGCCGCGGCGGCGTCCGCGTCGAGCAGTCCCGCCCCCGGCTCCGGCACGAAGTCACCCTCCGCCGGAGCCGGCACAGACGTGTCCAACGGCCCCTCCCAGGACGGCAACCCGCCGTCGAGGACCCGCACGTCCGGGTGACCCGTCCAGCGCAGCAGCCACCACGCCCGGGCCGCCGCCCACCCCTGGCCGCCGTCGTAGACGACCACCGGCCTCCCGGCCGACACGCCCGCCCGGCGCATCGCGGTACCGAAGTGCGCGAGGTCCGGCAGCGGGTGCCGGCCGCCCTTGCCCGGCGCGGAGGCCAACTCCCGGTCCAGGTCGACGTACACGGCCGTCGGGAGGTGCCCTGCCTCGTACGCGGCCCGGCCGTCGAACGGCGGCTCCCCGGCCGCCTTGGCCGCGGTGAGCTGCCAGCGGACGTCGAGCAGGACCGGCGGCCGGGCACCCGCGAGATCCCTCGCGAGGTCGGATGCGGAGATGATGGCGTTCATGGTCCCCATCC
Protein-coding regions in this window:
- the sepH gene encoding septation protein SepH — translated: MPELRVVAVSNDGTRLVLKAADSTEYTLPIDERLRAAVRGDRPRLGQIEIEVESHLRPRDIQARIRAGATAEEVAQMAGIPVDRVRRFEGPVLAERAFMAERARKTPVRRPGENSGPPLGEAVQERLLLRGADKDTVQWDSWRRDDGTWEVLLVYRVAGEPHAASWTYDPPRRLVQAVDDEARSLIGESDDLAAPEPSFPFVPRIARLPRDRPLDRPERPSLPAQASEPIEEATGERDSLTSLLEAVPSFRGDLVVPELPPAESEEEPAVAEVEEEEPPAPAASAGSAYADVLMPRSVGSHRDRLIGATDRQAEADGVRPGRRAAVPSWDEIVFGTRRKKQE
- a CDS encoding sulfurtransferase produces the protein MNAIISASDLARDLAGARPPVLLDVRWQLTAAKAAGEPPFDGRAAYEAGHLPTAVYVDLDRELASAPGKGGRHPLPDLAHFGTAMRRAGVSAGRPVVVYDGGQGWAAARAWWLLRWTGHPDVRVLDGGLPSWEGPLDTSVPAPAEGDFVPEPGAGLLDADAAAALARSGALLDARAGERYRGEVEPIDPVAGHIPGAVSAPTTENVGADGRFLPAGELRARFEGLGVTEGARVGVYCGSGVSAAHEVLALAAAGIPAELYVGSWSEWSSDPDRPVAVGPDPQ